In the Sphingomonas sp. OV641 genome, CGGCTGGCCGAGCTCATGCAGATCATGGGGCGCCATGGGCTGAACGGGCTCGCCTCGCGCCTGGGCCTGCTGCCCGGTCGCTCGGAGCAGCCAGCGGACGTCGGTACGCCCGAGCGGGTCGTCGCGCTGCTGCGGGACCTTGGACCTGTCGCAGTCAAGCTGGGGCAAGTGCTAGCCACCCGCGAGGACCTGCTCGGGCCGGAATGGGTGCGGGCGCTGTCGACGCTGCAGGATCGCGTGACCCCGCTGCCGTTCGAGGCGCTGGAGCCGACGATCCTGGCCGCGCTCGGCTCCCCGATCGCTGATGTGTTCGCGAACTTCAACCGCGAGCCGATCGCGGCGGCGTCGATTGCGCAGGTTCATGCTGCAACCTTGCGCGACGGAACCGAGGTCGTGGTCAAGGTACGCCGGCCGGGGATCGCGGAACGCGTCGATGCCGACCTACGGCTGCTCCGCCGCATCGCGCGGCTCGCGGCCCGGCACTCACCGGAGATCCGCCGCCTCAAGCCCGACGAACTGCTGCGGTTTTTCGCGGAGAGCTTGTCGCAGGAAATGGACCTCAGCGCAGAAGCGGCAGCCTGCGAGAGCATCGGCGCGTTCCTGCAGCCGCTCGGCGTCCGGACGCCGGCCTTCTACTGGGATCAGGTCGGCCGCCGGATCAACGTGCAGGAGCGGCTTGACGGCATGCCCGTCCGCGAGGTTCTTGACGTGGCGGGTGAGGGCGGTGCTGACGTCGCCGGCAGATATGCCGATGCGGTGCTGCGGATGATCATCTTCAACGGTCGGTTCCACGCGGACCCCCATCCCGGCAACGTCTTTGTTCTGGCCGACGGGTCGCTGGC is a window encoding:
- a CDS encoding AarF/ABC1/UbiB kinase family protein; translation: MSTTDEEPQIGERTRLAELMQIMGRHGLNGLASRLGLLPGRSEQPADVGTPERVVALLRDLGPVAVKLGQVLATREDLLGPEWVRALSTLQDRVTPLPFEALEPTILAALGSPIADVFANFNREPIAAASIAQVHAATLRDGTEVVVKVRRPGIAERVDADLRLLRRIARLAARHSPEIRRLKPDELLRFFAESLSQEMDLSAEAAACESIGAFLQPLGVRTPAFYWDQVGRRINVQERLDGMPVREVLDVAGEGGADVAGRYADAVLRMIIFNGRFHADPHPGNVFVLADGSLAFIDFGAVGVLSPARRNEVVTLVLAIAGEDTRSVTDVLLQWSGETDVDRQALTRDLDALIGQFRGAVLQQIELADIFGRVFALLRTYRLALPPDLALLLRTLLIAEGFVRRLDPGFDITARAAPIARELLRERIGPAGLKRGGRRLATSLGRLAAASPELVAFAERVARSGALPIELQKGAVSSPPALPRGADPNVLSAGLLVAGAILQHDHDVVGAILMASAILLAGCAWYANRQRR